The segment CATTGGAAGTTCATTTGATAATTCATCTGAAATTTTTAATATATTCTCTTCTTCATCTTTTATATGTAAAAAAAGAAAATCATCCTCTTTATAAAGATTATAAGTGGTCTGTTTTTTTGCTAAAATATTATCTAAAATAGTTATTAAACTATTGTTATTAGATGTATATTTAAATTTATATTGCAGGACCATTTATAATCTCTCTTTTATATGAGCTGTTAGCTATTTCAACGATTGATAAATTTTCATTTTTAACTGAAATATTTACACCTAAATCTTTTAGTGCCTTGATAATTGTACTTTCCATTGTAGGAATAGCTTTTATAATCTCTTCACTTAATTCAAAAGTTGTATCATCCGCAACTCTTTTAGGGATAACTCCCAATACATTCGTACTTGGTAAGTCTCCGTTCATCTTAATCATATTCAAAGTTTGAAGCATCTCAATTTCATGAGCACTACCTTGCCAATCAATTTCAGCAGGAGCTTTTAAATAATCAAAGAAATAAACATCACCAGGTTTTGAATTTAAGGCATCAATACAATCAACAACAAAAACTTTATCATATTTGATGATAAGTGGAATTAGCCTATGGGCTAATGTTCCACCATCAACAATACTAATAGTATGTTCATCGGAATTATATTCATATTTTTCATCAAGATAATGAATAAAATGAGCTCCAATTCCTTCATCTTGGAATAGGATATTTCCTATTCCTAAAATTAATATATTCATATTAGTGCTTTTTGTCTTCTTTTATCCATCTGTAACCAGAGATAATTGAGTCCATCGCTCCTTGTTTCCCATGTACAGAGTTAAATACTGCAAGATAAACGTGAATTGGTAAGAAGATTATAAAAATCCACATAAAAATGTGGTGTAATTCTCTTACAAATGCTAAACCGCCCATCATTACTTCCAATGATCTCATAGAATCAAACAAAAAACCACCCATACCTTCATGATATACATGAACATAAAGGATTAATCCTGTTAATGAAATCATAACAATCGATATATATACCCCCGCATAAGCCATAAACTGTAGTGGGTTATAAACACCTTTTCCATGTGGATGTTTTGTGATTAATAAATAATACCCAATTTGTTGAATCCAAATTTTAGGATTAATAAAATCCCAAAAAGAATCTCTTTCTACTTTACTTTGCTTATCAAAAATAAATAAATAAAACTTTCCAATTGTAACAGCAATTAACATAAACCCAAAAATAACATGCCAAGATCTAGTTAAAGCATTTAAAAATAACACAGGCTCTCCACCAGAGTGAGCAGGTGATATAAATGGATACGCTATATAAAAACCAGTTGCTGTTAAAATTACTATTGCAAGAGCTCTTACCCAGTGAGTAATTCTCAACCAATACGAAAATTCATAATGTTTTTTTATCATAATTTGCTCCTAGCAGCTAGTTCCATATATAGGGTCTACTTTGTAAACACCTAAATCGTTCCCTTTTGTATCCATTACATGAACAGCACAAGCAATACATGGGTCCATACTATGAATAACTCTAATAATCTCTAATGGTTGAGAAATATCTTGTACTTTCATTCCAATTAAATTAGCTTCATAAGGACCTTTAATACCTTTTGAATCTTCTGGACCTGCATTCCATGTTGAAGGAACAACAGCTTGATAGTTTTCAATCACACCATTTTTAATTCTAACCCAGTGAGATAACATTCCCCTTGGAACATCACCAATAAATCTCCCTTTATACTCTTTATTTTTATCAATAGAATAAGGAGCACAAGTTTCTTGGTCTACTTTTAAATTTTCAATTAATGTGTTAAATGTTTCTAAACCATGGTCAATAATTGCTTTAGTTTGTAAACATCTAGCAGCTGTTCTACCTAAAGTTGTAAATAATGCAGCTACAGGTAATCCTGTTTCAGCTAAGAAATCATCAACAATTTTTTTAATTTTTTGATTTCCTTTTGCATATGATACTAACATAGATGCTAAAGGTCCAACTTCCATTGCTTTACCATCATATCTAGGTGATTTAATCCAAGAATATTTACCTTTATCATCAACTGATTTAGATTGAATATCTTCACCTTTTGGTCCAACAGTCATTCTATCTTGTAAACCAGTATATTTAGGGTTAGTTCTACCTTCATATGGATGTAAAGGTTCATTATCTTCATACCAAGCATGAGTAGCTTCTTCTGTGATTAAACTCTCATCAATTTCATAAACTTTACTAAGGTCACCATTTAAAATAATACCTGCATCAAAAAGATATTCTGTTTGATTTAATTGCATAGTATTGTGTGCCATAAAGTTCATAACACCAGCTTCAGCAGTTACAGTTGGTTCACCAATATATGCTGCTCCTGCCATTTTAATGTCTGCATAATAAGCATTTTCTACAAAGTTTGCAACTTCTTTAAATTTAACTAAGAATTCACCCATTCTACTTGGATCTAATAAGTCCATAATACAAGTAACACCACCAACAGTTAAACTTTGTGGATGTGGTTGTTTTCCACCAAAAATCGCCATTAATTGTGCAGCAGTTCTTTGAATCTCTAAAGCTTTAAGATAGTGAGAAGCTACAATTAAGTTTTGCTCAGGTGTTAATCTAAATGTACTGTGTCCCCAATATGCATTTGCAAATGGCCCTAAGTCACCTTTTTCAACAAAAGCTTTTAATTTATCTTTTACTTTTAATAAATCACCTTCACCAGTCGCAACAGGATATTTTGTATATTTTAAAGCTTCCTTAGAAGCTAAAGCAGGATCTGCATCAAGTGCAGAAACAACATCACACCAGTCAAGTCCATGTAAATGATAAAAATGTACTGGGTGGTCATGGATAAATAATGCTTGATTCATTAAAGATCTAGTTAATTGTGCATTTAAAGGAATTTTAATCCCTAATGCATCCTCAACAGCTTCAATTCCAGCTCTATAGTGAGAATATGTACAAACACCACAAATTCTTCCCATAAGAAAACCTGCATCCCTAGGATCTCTATTTTTTACAATAGTTTCAAGCCCTCTCCATAATGTTGCTGAAGAAAAAGCATTTTGAATTACATTATTTTCATCAACTTCAACCTCAATTCTTAAGTGTCCTTCAATTCTTGTAATTGGGTCTACTATTACTCTTTTATTTGCCATCTTAATGTTCCTCTTCTTCTGTTCTTGGTTTTCTAAATGTTGATAGTGCTGCGTGGGCTGCTATACCAATACCTGTAACAGCTAATAACCCTGTTCCTACCTTATCTGCAGTTGCGTCTGCTCCAAGGCCACCAAACACTGTATTATATAATCTATCTGCAACTGGTTCTTCAAATGGTCCCATAGTATCCCAGAAATCTGGTTCAGAGCATCCAATACAACCGTGTCCTGCTTGAATTGGCCAAGAAGTATGTTGATTAAATCTATTTTTACCACAGTTATTAAAAGTATAAGGTCCTTTACAACCTACTTTATATAAACAATAACCTTTTTTAGCACCTTCATCACCGAACTCTTCAACAAATTCACCTGCATCAAAGTGACCTCTTCTTTCACATAAATCATGAATTCTTAATCCATAAGCCCATTTTGGTCTATTATATGCATCTAAAGCTGGAAGTGTTCCAAATAAAATAAAGTGTAATAAAGTACCAACAATATTTTTCTCACTTGGAGGACATCCTGGAACATTAATTACTGGTTTATTAGTGATTTTTGAAAGAGCAACTGCTCCTGTTGGATTTGGAATTGCAGCTTGTACACCACCGAATGAAGAACATGTACCGATTGCAAAAATTGCTTTTGCATGTTCAGATGCATGTTTTGCAGAATGTTCACCAGTATGACCTTTTCCTCCAATTGTTAGATAAAAATCATTTTGACCCTGAGGAATTCCACCTTCAACCATTAAAATATAGTTACCTTTATATTTTTCGATTGCATGTTCTAAATTATCTTCTGCTTGCCAACCTGCACTTGCCATTAATGTTTCATGATATTGTAATGAAATAAAATCAAAAATCAATGAATCAATAGTAGGTGCATCAGTCCTTAATAATGATTCAGAACATCCAGTACATTCTGCCATATGTAACCAAATTACTGGTAATCTATCACTCAACTCAGCAGCTTTTGCAACAAGTGGCGTAAAATTACCAGGCAATGCTAGCATTGCAGTAACAGCTGTAGCCCACTTCATAAAATCTCTTCTTGATATACCTTTTTCTTCTAATACCTTAGGAATAGATTTTGACTCATCCATTCTTGGTAATTTTTCAAGTTTCTCTAATCTTTCAGAGAGCTGTTGAAATAAACCTAAATCTTTCACTCTTTTTTCCTTTCAATTAATAAACATTCATTCATAATAAAAGCATCTTTTAAGTAAGTTTAAAATAAACTTACAAATTCTATCCATAAATGAATATTCATTTTTTTTTAACTTAACAAATCTTACATGACTTAAACTTAACTTTAACTAAAAGTTCAGACCTTTTTTTAAATTTATCTGAAATTATAATTCTTTATTTTTATAAAATGTCATATTAGTGTCACAAATGCCTATTTTTAGCATTGTTCAGGAATATTTTTATTACATAAATTTTACATAATTGAGGTTAATTTTTTGTTTTTTTAGTAGTTGAGATTTATTAGTTAAACTAATAAATCTCAATTGTATTTAGTTTATTTATAATTATATTTCAATTATAAGTCTATTGGATATTCTTTAGGGATAAGAATATTTATATTATTTAATTTTTTATCTAATTTAGATAGAAGTATTGAGTTAGAGAACATGTTTCCACAAAGAATTAAATCTTTTGATTTAATCTCTTCAGATATTTTTGATATATTTTCTTCCATAAAATCTACTAAAGATTCATAAAATGAATAAGCTAACATAGTTTCATCAACATCTGCCATTTTATAACTCATTATACTTTGGATAATTCTTCTGTAATCTAAATAGTTTTTGCCATCAATTTGCATAATTTTCATATCAACTTGTAGACCACTTTTCCCACCAAACATTAAAGCTGTATCTTCAAATTGTTTTCTATTTTTCATTCCTAACACATAAGCTAATAAATTTAAGATTGACTCGAACCCATCTACATCTTTATTTATAAACTCTTTTTCAAAATATTGAGGAAATTTTTTCTTGTAGTTTGTTATTAATCTCTCACAATGTTCATCAATTGAGGCAATATCTTCTAAACATCTTTTTACACTATTTATTACATTTGGAATTAAAATCACATCTTTTTCTCCAGTTGTTGGAATATTGATTTTAATTGCTGATTCATCACTTTCATAAGAGAAATAGATTCCAATTGTTGGTACTACTCTTTTATTAAGTTGTGCAATTGATGCTTTAAATACTGAACCATACTCTTCAAAAAAATCATTAGAAGAATTAACTTGTCTATTTAATTGATAATCATATTTTGGGAAAATCCCTTTTTCACCATGGATTATAATATTTTGTTTATCATTATAACTTACTTTCAAACCATCCTGATAAACATCATCATTAACATATAAAACAAAATTTATACCCTCTTTTTTTAAGGCATCTGCAAAAAGTAATGTTTCTTTATCATCTGGAATTTTTGCATAAATAAATCTTGTACTTGAATATTCACCCTTTGAATTTTGTAAAAGTTTAAATTTTAATTTTACTAATGGTCTTTCAATTGAACAAAGAAGTTGTAAATCTTTTTGTGAGAGTTCAACTAAGTTTGTAAGTGAATTTACATCAGTAATTAAAAGTTTAACCTCTTTACCTTTTTTTTCAAAAAATTCCCTATTTTCAACAGATGGTAAAAATATATCTTTTAAACCATTGTGTGTTTCAAACCTAGATATTCCACCATCTTTTATTTTATTGATATCATTTGTAAAATCTATGTTATTTTCAACTATAATATTTTTAATCTCATCATTAGTCAGTAAAGAAAGATTAATTTTAACACCTTTATCTTCTAGTTCTGCATAATCATTATAATTAAAAGATTCAATAACTTCTGCACTCTCTAAAAAAATTGATAAAGGAAGTTTTTGTTCTAAAATACTAAAAAACCCTTCTATTTTTTCCTGTGTATCATTACAAATAATAAGAATAAAACCTCTATACATTTTTGTTTGTGCTAAAACTTCTGATTCTTTTATTAAACTATCTATTATATCTTTGAAATAAAAATTTGTACTATTGAAATTTATTTTATAAATTAACTCCATGTTGTATCTTCCTCATTAGGGATTCTACTTAAATGCTCCCCGTTATAACTTCCAATTAATTGAAGTCCTATATCTTTTACGCTTTTATTATCTTTTTTAATTGCTTTTATACCAATACTATCTAATTCTTTAATAGTTTGTAAAATAAACTCTTCAAATCTCTCTTCAATTTTTTTTGTAAGTCCTATTTCTACACTTACTATATCTTCTGGAATAATTCCTAAAATAGTCACCTCAGCATGATTTTCTAAAACTGATACTATCTCAAGCATCTCAACAATCTCAACTTCATGAGCTGTTTTTCTATATTGACCTAGTCCTAATAATACATCAGATGGTAATCTAAAAATCTCACCTGGCTTATCTTCAATTGAAACTGTATCTAAAATAATTACATTATCATACTCTTGGAAATATGTCATAAGTTTAAAACCTAAAGTTCCACCCTCTATAATTTCTAAGTCACCTTCAAAGTCATAGTTTTCCTCTAAATATTTAGATGCAAAAATACCTACACCCTCATCCTTAAATAGTACATTTCCAACACCAATTACAATATTTCTCATCAATTTTCCTAGCTTTAAATTCTCATATTCTTGTATTCTTATATTATAAGAAAAAAAATAGGCTGTAGCTAAAACTACAGCCTATTATGTCAATTTTAATTTGACTTACTACTTATCTTCACCTTTTGATGATTTATTTGCAAATTTGTAACCACCAAATACGATATTAATATCACCTTCTCTCCAGAAGATTGTTCTCCAAATTTGATAATAAATATGAGACATTACCCACATTAAAATCAAATACATTGCTGTATGATGTGCAATTCTAACACCCATATTTCCACCAAATACATCTAATGTCCAATCTGTCATTAAATGTAACATCCAAGGCCACCACTCTCCAATTGAACTATGTCCTGATGCTAAGCCATGAACATAAAGTTGAAGTCCAGTTAATAACATAAATACTAATAGAATATGAAAAAGTGTAAAAAACATAATGTTATAAGAATCACTATGTGTTGAATCAAACTTTTTTCTTCTATTAAAAGTAATCAAGTTAAAGAATACTTCACAAAACTCAATAAAGTTTTTCTTTGTTGGCAATATCTTTTTGTATGGTTTTTCAAATCTTGAAAATAGATATAAATAACCAATTAAAATTGCAGAAACATCAAAGATAATTGCTGCAATAAAATGCCCCCATCTATTCCATGCCATCACATATTTATCAACTGCTGGATCAGCAATTAATGTTTGATAGTATGGATATCCTATGTAAAGACCGGTTATGACTGCAACAACCATACAAATCGCATTCACCCAGTGAATGGTTCGCATAATTGGAGTCATTCTCATAACCCGTTTCATTTTAGGCACAGCTTCCTCCTATTGGATCTACTTTATAAACTGCTAATTCTTTACCATTTGTATCAACAATGTGTACAGCACAAGCAATACAAGGGTCAAAACTATGAACTGTTCTAATAATCTCTAATGGCTCATCTGGATTAACTACAGGAGTACCAATTAAAGATGCCTCATATGCTCCAAGTCTACCTTTGTAATCTTTTGGTGCCGCATTCCAAGTAGATGGTACTACAGCTTGATAATTTTCAACTTTTCCATCTTTGATTTTAACCCAATGACCTAAACCACCTCTTGGTGCTTCTGCCATACCAAAACCTTGAGTATCTTTAGAAACTTTATCAAAATCAAACTCTGTCCATGTAGATAAGTCTCCTGAAGCAACATTAACTGCAAGTTCATCACACCATTTTATAATCTCATCAGCCATCATTTCAGATTCAATAGCTCTTGCAGCTGTTCTACCAATTGTTGAGAATAAAACTTTTGTTGGCAAGTTTCCATTTTTTAAGAATGTCGTAACATATTTAGTGATTCTTTCATCACCTTTTGCAACTCCTACTACCATTCTTGCTAATGGACCTACTTCCATTCTCTCATCATTGTATAATGGAGATTTAATCCAAGAATATTTACCTTCTGTATCTAAGTAAGCAATATTGTTTTCTTTTTTAGCAAAACCTGTATATTTTGGATGAGTAACACCATCATAAGGGTGTAGATTTGTATTACCTTCATACCAAGCATGTGTTACATCTTCAGTAATTTTAGTTTGATCTAATTCATAAACTTTAGATAAATCTTTGTTCATAACGATACCACTTGGGAATAATTTAGAAGATTCATAAAATGGTAAATCATCTAATCTAAAATCACCATAAGACATGAAGTTTCCTAATCCTCCACCAATTCCTGCTAATGCTTCATCAGCATACATTGTACCTGCCATATAAATATCTGGAAGATAAGCTTCTTTAATAAATTTTTGTGCTAACTGGATAATATCTTTAAACTCTGCAATTCTAGCTGGATTTTTTAAATCTTGAACACATGTTACACCACCAACAACTATTGATTGTGGATGTGGATTTTTACCACCAAAAATTGCTTGCGCTTTTGCAATTTTTCTTTGTAATTCTAAAGCTTCTAAATAGTGATATAAACCAATTAAGTTTTGCTCAGGAGTTAATTTATAAGCTTTACTTCCCCAATAAGCATTTCCAAATATACCAAGTCTTCCTTGTTTTACATATTTAGTAACTCTTTCTTGAACTTCAATAAAAGTATCTTCACTAGCTTTCCATGATCTTTGACCTGAAAGTTTTGCCCATTTTTGTGCTTCTTCAACAGTTTTCTTTGGATCAGCTTCTAATGCTTTTGTAATATCTACAAAATCTAAAGCATGTAGGTGATAGAAATGAACAACATGGTCATGTAAATATAATGCACCTTGCATTAGGTTTCTAACAATTCTAGCATTTTTTGGAATTGTAACATCAAATGCATGCTCAACAGCCTCAATTGATCTTTGATAGTGAGTACCTGTACAAACACCACAGATTCTCATAGCTAAAAGACCACAGTCTCTTGGATCTCTTCCTTGTAAAATCGTTTCAATACCTCTAAACATAGTTGAAGAACTATAAGCTTCAGTGATTACATTGTTTTCATCAATCACTGCTTCAATTCTTAAGTGTCCCTCAATCCTAGTTATTGGGTCAATTACTACATGTTTACTCATTCTTATTCTCCATCTTCACTATGTTCTGATTTTTTTCCAACTGCTGCACTTGTAACTGCATGCACACCAATACCTATTGCCGTTGCTGTTAATAATCCAAGACCAAACTCATCAACAGTTTTTTCTACTCCACCAGTTGGTGCTTTAATATTAGCTCCAGCCATTGGTCTTTCATAAGCATATTTATCCCAGAAATCAGGTTCTGAACAACCAATACATCCTCGACCAACTCCAATAGGCCAGTTTGCACCTTCATTGTATCTGATAATAGAACAGTTATTAAATGTCATAGGACCTTTACAACCCATTTTATATAAACAGAAGTTGTTTTGTGCTCCAACATCTCCCCACTCTTCAACAAATTCACCAGCATCAAAGTGTGCTCTTCTTTCACAGTTGTCATGGATTCTATATCCAAATGCGAATTTTGGTCTAAGAAGTGAGTCTAATTCAGGAATTTGACCTGTTAAAACATAGTGTAAAACAACTCCTACCATATTTGCAGGGTTTGCAGGACATGCAGGAATGTTTATAATAGGTTTACCTTTTACAATATCCATAACACCAACAGCACCTGTTGGATTTGGAGCAGCTGCTGGAATTCCACCAAATGTTGCACATGTACCAACAGCTACAACAGCTGCTGCATCTTTAGATAATCTTTTTAAATTATCAATATAAGTTTCACCACTAGGTCCTATTGTTCCATATCCACCATCCATTGCTGTTGGAATAGCACCCTCAACAAAAAGTAAATATTTACCTTTAAAATGATGAACTGCATCTTCTAATTGAGCTTCCGCTTGATGACCAGATGCCGCTTGAAGTGTGTGATGATATTCTAAAGATAAAACATCAAAAATTAAATCATCAACAGTGGGAGTTGCAGATCTTAAAATTGCTTCTGAGTTTCCCGCACAATCTTGTAACTCAATCCAAATAACAGGAACTCTATTCATAAGTTCTGTAGCTTCTGCAACAAGAGGAGTAAACATAGGAGGTAACATTAGTGTTGCAGTAGTTGCACTTGCCCACTTCATGAAATCTCTTCTATCTACACCTTCACTCTCTACAACGTCGATAATATCAACATTTTTAAGTGGTGGTTGTTTTTTTAATGCACTTAACCTTGCCTTTGCCTGTTCAAACAAATTGTTATAGTATGCATCACCTTTGTTTGTATCAATTCTTGAGGAATTGGTGGTAAAAACTTTTTTTACCATATCATGAGAATCAACCATATACTGCTCCTTAGTCCAAAAGTCTTATTTAAATGAATGTTCATTTAATTAAATGTAAATTAACGCGTTTAGACTTAAGCAAAACTTATGATTTTTATTTAAAAAAAGTTGAATGATTATTCATTAAATAACCGAAAAAAGGGGAGTGTGACACAAAAGTGTCGTTTTTGTTGGGTTTAGTATAAAATAAGACTAATTTTGTCTATTATTTTTTTATATTTTTACTCATTAGATTTAAGTTTAATTTTATTTTTTAAGTGTTACATATTAACACAATTTTTAATTAATGAGTTGTGCAAACAGAGCAAACATCAAAACTTCTTAATACAATTTTTGCCTTTTCAATAGAGTCATTTCCTATAATTGCTTTTTGAGCAATTGAATAATTATCTTTATCTCCTGGACCTAAATTCCATACAGTTGGAGTAATTACATTATATGAATCTATTTTTCCATATTTGATTTTTACTTCATGATATAAAGAACCACGACTTGCCTCAACAGATGATATACCTGTTGTTTCATCTACCATATTAAAAGAAAATTTTGGTTTTATATAACTTTGTTCTGAGATATCAATTTGTTTTATTAATTCTTTTGTTTTATGTAATAAATATGCAAACTCATCCATTCTAGCCATTACTCTTGTTAGAACAGAATCATCAAATTTTTTATTTAATTTTGTAATAAATTTTCTTTCATTTATCACAGCTCTTGCAAGGGGTCCAGTCTCATAAAAATTATCTAAATACTTAACATTTTTTGCCCAACCATATGCTTGGCTAGACTCTTTATTTGAATCAACATTAAATGTGTATCTAGTACTTTCACAAATATTTTTAAAATCCAAATTACAATTTAATCTTTTATTCTTTTTTCCTGCTTTAAAAGATATAGAATTTGTAAGGGCAATAAATCTATTATATGCTTTTCCAATATTATGGAAATCTTTTTCAAAACTTATATCAATAAAATCTTTTAAATCTAAACCGATTTTTTCTAAATCTGATTCACTATTAAAAGACAAATACTCATCAAAAGAGACTCCTGCAAACTCTTCTTCAAAAAATCTAATTGCATTATCAAGATAGTTTTCCATGGTAGTTAAATCTAAAAGAGTAGGATCACTCATAACCCCACCAGGAGTCATATAAGATGTATGTGGCCATTGTCCTCCAATAATTGCAAGGGATTTTATAATCTCACTAGCTATTGCAGTTCCTTTTAGCCATTTCTTACCTGAAAATGGTTCATAATTTGAATATTCTTTTTTTGAAAGTTTTGCCATATCTGGCATAATAAATAAATAAAACCATTTAATATGCGAATCAATCATCTCAATATTTAGACCAATTTCCCGTAATAGTTTGGCTTTATTTGTTACAGTTAATTTTTCACCCATATTTTCATAAGCATTTTCAAGGGCATCAACAGTTGCTTTTAAATGGGCCTGTCCACAAATTCCACAGATTCTAGGAGTATAAACAAGTGCATCAAGTGCAGACTTTCCTTCTAAAATAAATTCAAAACCTCTAAAGTTTAAAAATTCCATTCTAGCATCGTTTATAATCCCATCATCCCAAGAGCAAACAAGTTTCGCTTCCCCTTCAATTCTTTCTACTAAGTCAACTGTTTTCATATTTCCCTTTCATGAGTTGAGATTTTATCATAAATTGATTATAATTCACCAATGAAAAACTTATTACTAATTATATTATTAACTACAACTTTACTCTTTTCTTCTACCTTAGAAGATTTAAAAATTACAGATGATGATTTTATTAAAATATCTCACTCTTCACAAAAAAATAATATATTTGAAAGAATTAATGATTTGATACAATTAAAAAAATCATTAAGTGATGTTGATGATGACTTTATAAAACTTAATGAAGTTAATGATTTTTATAATACTTATCCATATATAAGCGATGAAACTATTTATAACAAGAAAGATTACTGGGCAACTAGAAAAGAGTTTATAATTAAAGGTGCAGGAGACTGTGAGGATTTTGTTATAGCCAAATATTTTACTTTGATTGAAGTTGGTGTTGATGAATCAAAACTTTCAGTGATACATAATCTTCATAACAATGAATATCATTTGGTTTTAGGATACCAAGAAGAACCACATTCTGAACTATTTATTTTAGATAGTATAAATAAAGAGATTTTACCCCTAACAAAAAGAGAGGATATTTTAGTTTTACATACTCTAGAAACTATTGATTTAAATAATAAAGAGATAGATATTTTATCTGATATAAAAAATTTGAGTAATTATAAATGGACTAAAATTTATTTAAGTTCAAAAAACAAAAAAATTAAATTAATCAATTAGCTTTTTGTGAAGTCTTTCAATTTTGAAAGTTTTTGCAATACCTGTTATTGATAAATATGCTCTTTTATTTATTCCAATTGGCACTTCATCTGGTATACCAATATTCTTTTTAGTTTCAAACATATTATCCCTTGGGAAATCAAATTCTGTACAACCAATACAAGGCATTCCTGCCCTTGTTTTTGTACTAACATCATTCCAAAGTACTTTATTACAATTTGAGTGTGTCATAGGTCCCCTACATCCCTGCTCGTAAAATAAACATCCCTCTTTTGCTCCAAATGAACCCTCAACTTTCCATTCAAAGTATTCATTTCTAGTACAACCATGATGAGCTAAACCATAATATAACTCTTTTGGACGACCTAATTCATCTAAGGCAATTTTTTTATACTGTACTAATGAAAATAGTGTTTGAAATATCCACTCAGGATGAACAGGACAACCAGTAAGATTTACAATTGGATGTTTTAAAATATATAGATTTTCTGTTTCAAGTGAATCTTGAAGACCTTTTATTGTTTTATTCTCTTCAAATTTTTGATGTAGTCCACCATAAGAGGCACATGAGCCAATAGCAATTACATATTTACTTTTTTTGATAAGTTTGTTAAATAGGTCATATGTAGTAGAATCGGAGATAGTAAAAAATTTTTCATCTTTACTTATTGCACCCTCAACTAATAAAAAATCAATCTTCTCATTTGAATTAACTATTTCTTTTAAAGATACATCAGTACTTAAAGATGGATGATAAATCAAATCAAAAGATTTAAAAAAAAGCGCTAACCTATTTTCGTTAGCACTTAAAAATGAATGGGTATTTCCATTGCAAGTTACAGCTTGAAACCATAAAACTTTAGGTTTTTTATTATTCTTCATACTTTAAAGCTCTATAGATATTTTCTGCAACTTCATCTGCATAATCCATAATATCTTTATCTAAAACT is part of the Arcobacter arenosus genome and harbors:
- a CDS encoding HyaD/HybD family hydrogenase maturation endopeptidase, coding for MNILILGIGNILFQDEGIGAHFIHYLDEKYEYNSDEHTISIVDGGTLAHRLIPLIIKYDKVFVVDCIDALNSKPGDVYFFDYLKAPAEIDWQGSAHEIEMLQTLNMIKMNGDLPSTNVLGVIPKRVADDTTFELSEEIIKAIPTMESTIIKALKDLGVNISVKNENLSIVEIANSSYKREIINGPAI
- the cybH gene encoding Ni/Fe-hydrogenase, b-type cytochrome subunit, giving the protein MIKKHYEFSYWLRITHWVRALAIVILTATGFYIAYPFISPAHSGGEPVLFLNALTRSWHVIFGFMLIAVTIGKFYLFIFDKQSKVERDSFWDFINPKIWIQQIGYYLLITKHPHGKGVYNPLQFMAYAGVYISIVMISLTGLILYVHVYHEGMGGFLFDSMRSLEVMMGGLAFVRELHHIFMWIFIIFLPIHVYLAVFNSVHGKQGAMDSIISGYRWIKEDKKH
- a CDS encoding nickel-dependent hydrogenase large subunit produces the protein MANKRVIVDPITRIEGHLRIEVEVDENNVIQNAFSSATLWRGLETIVKNRDPRDAGFLMGRICGVCTYSHYRAGIEAVEDALGIKIPLNAQLTRSLMNQALFIHDHPVHFYHLHGLDWCDVVSALDADPALASKEALKYTKYPVATGEGDLLKVKDKLKAFVEKGDLGPFANAYWGHSTFRLTPEQNLIVASHYLKALEIQRTAAQLMAIFGGKQPHPQSLTVGGVTCIMDLLDPSRMGEFLVKFKEVANFVENAYYADIKMAGAAYIGEPTVTAEAGVMNFMAHNTMQLNQTEYLFDAGIILNGDLSKVYEIDESLITEEATHAWYEDNEPLHPYEGRTNPKYTGLQDRMTVGPKGEDIQSKSVDDKGKYSWIKSPRYDGKAMEVGPLASMLVSYAKGNQKIKKIVDDFLAETGLPVAALFTTLGRTAARCLQTKAIIDHGLETFNTLIENLKVDQETCAPYSIDKNKEYKGRFIGDVPRGMLSHWVRIKNGVIENYQAVVPSTWNAGPEDSKGIKGPYEANLIGMKVQDISQPLEIIRVIHSMDPCIACAVHVMDTKGNDLGVYKVDPIYGTSC
- a CDS encoding hydrogenase small subunit, with translation MDESKSIPKVLEEKGISRRDFMKWATAVTAMLALPGNFTPLVAKAAELSDRLPVIWLHMAECTGCSESLLRTDAPTIDSLIFDFISLQYHETLMASAGWQAEDNLEHAIEKYKGNYILMVEGGIPQGQNDFYLTIGGKGHTGEHSAKHASEHAKAIFAIGTCSSFGGVQAAIPNPTGAVALSKITNKPVINVPGCPPSEKNIVGTLLHFILFGTLPALDAYNRPKWAYGLRIHDLCERRGHFDAGEFVEEFGDEGAKKGYCLYKVGCKGPYTFNNCGKNRFNQHTSWPIQAGHGCIGCSEPDFWDTMGPFEEPVADRLYNTVFGGLGADATADKVGTGLLAVTGIGIAAHAALSTFRKPRTEEEEH
- a CDS encoding HyaD/HybD family hydrogenase maturation endopeptidase — protein: MRNIVIGVGNVLFKDEGVGIFASKYLEENYDFEGDLEIIEGGTLGFKLMTYFQEYDNVIILDTVSIEDKPGEIFRLPSDVLLGLGQYRKTAHEVEIVEMLEIVSVLENHAEVTILGIIPEDIVSVEIGLTKKIEERFEEFILQTIKELDSIGIKAIKKDNKSVKDIGLQLIGSYNGEHLSRIPNEEDTTWS
- a CDS encoding cytochrome b/b6 domain-containing protein, whose translation is MKRVMRMTPIMRTIHWVNAICMVVAVITGLYIGYPYYQTLIADPAVDKYVMAWNRWGHFIAAIIFDVSAILIGYLYLFSRFEKPYKKILPTKKNFIEFCEVFFNLITFNRRKKFDSTHSDSYNIMFFTLFHILLVFMLLTGLQLYVHGLASGHSSIGEWWPWMLHLMTDWTLDVFGGNMGVRIAHHTAMYLILMWVMSHIYYQIWRTIFWREGDINIVFGGYKFANKSSKGEDK